Proteins encoded by one window of Epinephelus moara isolate mb chromosome 18, YSFRI_EMoa_1.0, whole genome shotgun sequence:
- the LOC126405648 gene encoding caskin-2-like isoform X4 → MGKEQDLLQAVKSGDLLSTQKLLSKLKANRNKLLGSTKRLNVNYQDSDGFSALHHAALTGTTELLSALLEAQATVDVKDSNGMRPLHYAAWQGKAESVLMLLRSGASVNGISLDGHIPLHLAAQYGHYEVSEMLLQHQSNPCLVNKAKKTPLDLACEFGRVQVAQLLLSSNMVVALLEGERKEPTDSAFTTPLHLAARNGHKEIIRLLLKAGIDINKTTKSGTALHEASLYGKTEVVRLLLDAGVDVNIRNTYNQTALDIVNQFTTSHASRDIKQLLRDATGVLQVRALKDYWNLHDPTALNIRAGDVIMVLGARSDLSRPLQVLEQHMDGRWKGHIHDTQRGTDRVGFFPPSIVEVISRRNGGTLSRHASLPTQRQQQLSRAPLSSSLSSAPQTDDSYTLYAPPTHVVLPLANGLTTNTGLSPSRLSQSECPFEDIWVLRDSCHAGDRNSVGSTGSVGSTRSAGSGQSTESNNAPNGLQHNGGHHDNANKPAPSAVDSGHLDCSKQPDHPAGGTPRRQTVTVQRPAEQSFSQQFVRPQQLLEGKDAEAIYQWLSEFQLQQYTGNFISAGYDVPTISRMTPEDLTAIGVTKPGHRKKISIEINNLNIPEWLPEYIPSDLGEWLSAIGLPQYHKKLSENGYDSISIVKDLTWEDLQEIGITKLGHQKKLMLAVKKLCDIQRAILQAESGQGTLRRKAPGALHLVTIEPPDSGGECSSPHTPKMLTFQDSELSAELQTAMSSHYGGCEEGLAIKNAVGMSQSQESIDTRSRGSGRSQEPPTASITPHSWSQESLDGSPAKERNLPEGWDQRPLQQQPLPKQVPLGTATVFKYPAIPAKPKLSGSCGPSPHGSPALKGFSYLHSHCGSTDLTSSPRPENHSMTLTPPKKRTQSMTRHALSDGEPDEDDDEPAYRSGNLSSYATLTRKPGRSQLARLQASPEKNGNVGRSQSFAVRARKKGPPPPPPKRLSSVSSTTSGELSDSSTTSSAGGAMTDSPVSVRSIAASMEGRTEEKNPPGPKPDLIEQEPPPASLNPAGQEPREAGGVRRRVQSECIPTQSGISTEPDRAVKSDSEEEESKGRGLEGSSSPQNSSSECIPFAEEGNLTIKQRPKAPGPPRAEAVLEPPEKQAAKNLEVPEFNLKESDTVKRRHKPKDKDQSGGSPNREGAGEAGSKSSSSRPPSQSQDEVSLQINEASLERPASPATGSPIKPPLSPKPAVAPKPLRHSLLASQAGLSSPSVTVNAVQSVAFTSPSSPCHGPPAPAPQSPSLTSGRPQVCVVGPGLVPETSCGTGVVQQRLDQTSTSLAAALKAVERKLNLEDNSDSGSNTVKSAGTILDDIGNMFDDLADQLDAMLD, encoded by the exons GTTTTCAGCCCTGCACCATGCCGCCCTCACAGGCACCACTGAGCTGCTGTCTGCACTGCTGGAGGCTCAGGCTACTGTGGACGTCAAGGACAGCAACg GAATGCGTCCGCTGCATTACGCAGCCTGGCAGGGAAAAGCTGAGTCGGTCCTGATGCTGCTTCGCTCCGGAGCTTCAGTGAACGGTATTTCACTGGACGGACACATCCCTCTGCACCTGGCAGCCCAGTACGGACACTACGAAGTG tctgAGATGTTGCTGCAACATCAGTCCAACCCCTGTCTGGTCAACAAGGCCAAGAAGACTCCTCTGGACCTGGCCTGTGAGTTTGGAAGAGTCCAG GTGGCCCAGCTGTTGCTGAGCAGTAACATGGTCGTGGCGTTgttggagggagagaggaaagagcCGACAGACTCGGCCTTCACCACCCCACTACACCTCGCCGCCCGCAATGGACACAAAGAAATCATACG ACTGCTGCTGAAGGCCGGCATCGACATCAACAAGACCACCAAGTCTGGAACGGCTCTGCATGAAGCGTCTCTGTACGGGAAGACGGAGGTTGTCCGACTGCTGCTGGAC GCTGGAGTGGACGTGAACATCCGTAACACCTACAACCAGACGGCGCTGGACATCGTCAACCAGTTCACCACGTCACACGCCAGCAGGGACATCAAGCAGCTGCTCCGAG ATGCGACGGGTGTTCTGCAGGTCAGAGCTCTGAAGGACTACTGGAACCTCCACGATCCAACAGCCCTCAACATCCGAGCTGGAGACGTCATCATG GTATTAGGGGCCCGTAGTGACCTGTCTCGCCCCCTGCAGGTGTTGGAGCAGCACATGGACGGACGCTGGAAGGGCCACATCCACGACACCCAGAGAGGGACAGACCGAGTTGGCTTCTTCCCTCCGTCCATCGTGGAGGTCATCAGCAGGCGAAATG GGGGCACCCTGTCCCGGCACGCCTCTCTGCCCACCCAACGCCAACAGCAGCTGTCCAGAGCCCCCCTCTCCTCCAGCCTCAGCTCCGCCCCTCAGACTGACGACTCCTACACCCTGTACGCCCCCCCCACCCACGTGGTGCTGCCGCTGGCCAACGGCCTCACTACCAACACAG GTTTGTCTCCGAGCCGCCTGTCTCAGTCTGAGTGTCCCTTCGAGGACATCTGGGTTCTCAGGGACTCGTGTCATG CTGGAGACAGGAACAGTGTCGGGAGTACTGGCAGCGTCGGCAGTACCCGGAGTGCTGGCAGCGGACAGAGCACAGAGAGCAACAACGCACCCAATGGACTCCAACACAACGGCGGTCACCATGACAATGCCAATAAG CCGGCGCCCTCTGCTGTCGATTCTGGACACTTAGACTGCAGCAAACAGCCTGATCACCCTGCAG gTGGGACTCCACGGAGGCAGACAGTGACGGTGCAGAGACCTGCAGAGCAGAGCTTCTCCCAGCAGTTTGTTCGTCCTCAGCAGCTGCTGGAGGGGAAG gaCGCAGAGGCCATCTATCAATGGCTGAGTGAGTTCCAGCTTCAGCAGTATACTGGAAACTTCATCAGTGCTGGTTATGATGTTCCAACCATCAGCAGGATGACTCCTGAG GACCTGACTGCCATCGGAGTGACCAAACCAGGCCACCGCAAGAAAATCTCCATCGAGATCAACAACCTGAACATCCCTGAGTGGCTGCCTGAGTACATCCCA TCTGATCTGGGTGAGTGGCTCAGTGCCATCGGTCTCCCACAGTACCACAAAAAACTCTCTGAAAATGGCTATGACTCCATCAGCATCGTGAAAGACCTCACCTGGGAGGATCTGCAGGAGATCGGCATCACCAAGCTGG GCCACCAGAAGAAGCTGATGCTGGCGGTGAAGAAGCTGTGTGACATCCAGAGGGCGATCCTTCAGGCTGAATCAGGCCAAGGCACACTGCGTCGCAAGGCCCCAGGAGCTCTCCACCTGGTCACCATTGAGCCGCCTGACTCAGGAGGTGAATGCTCTTCTCCTCACACCCCAAAAATGCTGACCTTCCAGGACAGCGAGCTGAGTGCCGAGCTGCAGACAGCCATGTCCAGCCACTACGGAGGCTGCGAGGAAGGCTTGGCCATCAAGAATGCAGTGGGAATGTCCCAGAGCCAGGAGAGCATTGACACCCGGTCCAGAGGCTCCGGGCGCTCCCAAGAGCCTCCCACAGCTTCCATCACTCCCCACAGCTGGTCCCAGGAGAGCCTGGATGGCAGCCCCGCCAAGGAGAGGAATCTTCCTGAGGGCTGGGACCAGAGACCTCTACAGCAGCAGCCGCTGCCCAAGCAGGTGCCTTTGGGCACAGCAACTGTGTTTAAGTACCCAGCAATCCCAGCAAAGCCCAAACTGTCTGGATCTTGTGGTCCCTCCCCTCATGGTTCCCCAGCACTGAAGGGTTTCAGCTATCTGCATTCTCACTGTGGCTCCACAGACTTGACCTCATCTCCCAGGCCTGAGAATCACAGCATGACCCTGACGCCGCCCAAGAAGCGCACCCAGAGCATGACCCGCCACGCTCTGTCAGATGGAGAACCTGATGAGGACGATGATGAGCCTGCGTACCGTTCTGGAAACCTGTCGTCTTATGCCACTCTGACACGCAAACCCGGTCGCAGCCAGCTAGCTCGATTACAGGCGAGTCCAGAGAAGAATGGCAATGTAGGACGCAGTCAGTCTTTTGCAGTGCGCGCCCGGAAAAAAggcccccctcctcctcctccaaagAGACTAAGCTCAGTGAGCAGCACCACCAGCGGGGAGCTGAGTGACAGCAGCACGACGTCATCTGCTGGTGGGGCGATGACAGACAGTCCAGTGAGTGTGAGGAGCATCGCAGCCTCTATGGAAGGCAGGACAGAAGAGAAGAACCCTCCAGGACCTAAACCTGACCTCATTGAGCAGGAGCCGCCTCCTGCCTCCCTCAACCCTGCAGGTCAGGAGCCCAGAGAGGCTGGTGGGGTGAGGAGGAGGGTTCAGAGCGAGTGTATCCCCACCCAGTCAGGCATCAGCACAGAGCCGGATCGAGCTGTAAAATCTGACTCTGAGGAAGAAGAATCAAAGGGTCGCGGACTGGAGGGCTCCTCATCCCCTCAGAACAGCTCCAGTGAGTGCATCCCCTTCGCAGAGGAGGGCAACTTGACTATCAAACAGAGACCCAAAGCTCCAGGGCCACCAAGGGCTGAGGCGGTGCTGGAGCCTCCAGAGAAACAAGCAGCCAAGAACCTGGAGGTGCCCGAGTTTAATCTGAAGGAGTCGGACACAGTGAAGCGCCGACACAAACCCAAAGACAAGGACCAGAGTGGAGGCTCTCCcaacagagagggagcaggggAAGCCGGGTCAAAATCCAGTAGTAGCAGGCCTCCATCCCAGAGCCAGGATGAGGTCAGTCTGCAGATTAATGAGGCCAGTCTGGAGAGACCTGCTAGTCCAGCAACAGGATCCCCCATCAAACCTCCACTCTCCCCCAAACCTGCCGTTGCTCCAAAACCTCTCCGCCACAGTCTGCTGGCATCACAAG ctggcctctcctctccatctgtGACCGTCAATGCAGTTCAGAGTGTGGCCTTCACCTCTCCGTCCTCTCCCTGTCACGGGCCTCCAGCTCCAGCCCCTCAGAGTCCGTCTCTGACATCTGGGAGGCCTCAGGTGTGTGTGGTGGGCCCGGGTCTCGTCCCTGAGACATCCTGTGGAACTGGGGTAGTTCAGCAGAGACTGGATCAGACCAGCACGTCTCTGGCAGCAGCTTTGAAGGCCGTTGAGAGAAAACTGAACCTGGAGGACAACTCAGACAG TGGATCAAACACAGTGAAGTCTGCAGGGACAATCCTGGACGACATCGGCAACATGTTTGATGACCTGGCCGACCAGCTGGATGCCATGTTGGACTGA
- the LOC126405648 gene encoding caskin-2-like isoform X3, with translation MGKEQDLLQAVKSGDLLSTQKLLSKLKANRNKLLGSTKRLNVNYQDSDGFSALHHAALTGTTELLSALLEAQATVDVKDSNGMRPLHYAAWQGKAESVLMLLRSGASVNGISLDGHIPLHLAAQYGHYEVSEMLLQHQSNPCLVNKAKKTPLDLACEFGRVQVAQLLLSSNMVVALLEGERKEPTDSAFTTPLHLAARNGHKEIIRLLLKAGIDINKTTKSGTALHEASLYGKTEVVRLLLDAGVDVNIRNTYNQTALDIVNQFTTSHASRDIKQLLRDATGVLQVRALKDYWNLHDPTALNIRAGDVIMVLGARSDLSRPLQVLEQHMDGRWKGHIHDTQRGTDRVGFFPPSIVEVISRRNGGTLSRHASLPTQRQQQLSRAPLSSSLSSAPQTDDSYTLYAPPTHVVLPLANGLTTNTGLSPSRLSQSECPFEDIWVLRDSCHAGDRNSVGSTGSVGSTRSAGSGQSTESNNAPNGLQHNGGHHDNANKPAPSAVDSGHLDCSKQPDHPAGGTPRRQTVTVQRPAEQSFSQQFVRPQQLLEGKDAEAIYQWLSEFQLQQYTGNFISAGYDVPTISRMTPEDLTAIGVTKPGHRKKISIEINNLNIPEWLPEYIPSDLGEWLSAIGLPQYHKKLSENGYDSISIVKDLTWEDLQEIGITKLGHQKKLMLAVKKLCDIQRAILQAESGQGTLRRKAPGALHLVTIEPPDSGGECSSPHTPKMLTFQDSELSAELQTAMSSHYGGCEEGLAIKNAVGMSQSQESIDTRSRGSGRSQEPPTASITPHSWSQESLDGSPAKERNLPEGWDQRPLQQQPLPKQVPLGTATVFKYPAIPAKPKLSGSCGPSPHGSPALKGFSYLHSHCGSTDLTSSPRPENHSMTLTPPKKRTQSMTRHALSDGEPDEDDDEPAYRSGNLSSYATLTRKPGRSQLARLQASPEKNGNVGRSQSFAVRARKKGPPPPPPKRLSSVSSTTSGELSDSSTTSSAGGAMTDSPVSVRSIAASMEGRTEEKNPPGPKPDLIEQEPPPASLNPAGQEPREAGGVRRRVQSECIPTQSGISTEPDRAVKSDSEEEESKGRGLEGSSSPQNSSSECIPFAEEGNLTIKQRPKAPGPPRAEAVLEPPEKQAAKNLEVPEFNLKESDTVKRRHKPKDKDQSGGSPNREGAGEAGSKSSSSRPPSQSQDEVSLQINEASLERPASPATGSPIKPPLSPKPAVAPKPLRHSLLASQAAGLSSPSVTVNAVQSVAFTSPSSPCHGPPAPAPQSPSLTSGRPQVCVVGPGLVPETSCGTGVVQQRLDQTSTSLAAALKAVERKLNLEDNSDSGSNTVKSAGTILDDIGNMFDDLADQLDAMLD, from the exons GTTTTCAGCCCTGCACCATGCCGCCCTCACAGGCACCACTGAGCTGCTGTCTGCACTGCTGGAGGCTCAGGCTACTGTGGACGTCAAGGACAGCAACg GAATGCGTCCGCTGCATTACGCAGCCTGGCAGGGAAAAGCTGAGTCGGTCCTGATGCTGCTTCGCTCCGGAGCTTCAGTGAACGGTATTTCACTGGACGGACACATCCCTCTGCACCTGGCAGCCCAGTACGGACACTACGAAGTG tctgAGATGTTGCTGCAACATCAGTCCAACCCCTGTCTGGTCAACAAGGCCAAGAAGACTCCTCTGGACCTGGCCTGTGAGTTTGGAAGAGTCCAG GTGGCCCAGCTGTTGCTGAGCAGTAACATGGTCGTGGCGTTgttggagggagagaggaaagagcCGACAGACTCGGCCTTCACCACCCCACTACACCTCGCCGCCCGCAATGGACACAAAGAAATCATACG ACTGCTGCTGAAGGCCGGCATCGACATCAACAAGACCACCAAGTCTGGAACGGCTCTGCATGAAGCGTCTCTGTACGGGAAGACGGAGGTTGTCCGACTGCTGCTGGAC GCTGGAGTGGACGTGAACATCCGTAACACCTACAACCAGACGGCGCTGGACATCGTCAACCAGTTCACCACGTCACACGCCAGCAGGGACATCAAGCAGCTGCTCCGAG ATGCGACGGGTGTTCTGCAGGTCAGAGCTCTGAAGGACTACTGGAACCTCCACGATCCAACAGCCCTCAACATCCGAGCTGGAGACGTCATCATG GTATTAGGGGCCCGTAGTGACCTGTCTCGCCCCCTGCAGGTGTTGGAGCAGCACATGGACGGACGCTGGAAGGGCCACATCCACGACACCCAGAGAGGGACAGACCGAGTTGGCTTCTTCCCTCCGTCCATCGTGGAGGTCATCAGCAGGCGAAATG GGGGCACCCTGTCCCGGCACGCCTCTCTGCCCACCCAACGCCAACAGCAGCTGTCCAGAGCCCCCCTCTCCTCCAGCCTCAGCTCCGCCCCTCAGACTGACGACTCCTACACCCTGTACGCCCCCCCCACCCACGTGGTGCTGCCGCTGGCCAACGGCCTCACTACCAACACAG GTTTGTCTCCGAGCCGCCTGTCTCAGTCTGAGTGTCCCTTCGAGGACATCTGGGTTCTCAGGGACTCGTGTCATG CTGGAGACAGGAACAGTGTCGGGAGTACTGGCAGCGTCGGCAGTACCCGGAGTGCTGGCAGCGGACAGAGCACAGAGAGCAACAACGCACCCAATGGACTCCAACACAACGGCGGTCACCATGACAATGCCAATAAG CCGGCGCCCTCTGCTGTCGATTCTGGACACTTAGACTGCAGCAAACAGCCTGATCACCCTGCAG gTGGGACTCCACGGAGGCAGACAGTGACGGTGCAGAGACCTGCAGAGCAGAGCTTCTCCCAGCAGTTTGTTCGTCCTCAGCAGCTGCTGGAGGGGAAG gaCGCAGAGGCCATCTATCAATGGCTGAGTGAGTTCCAGCTTCAGCAGTATACTGGAAACTTCATCAGTGCTGGTTATGATGTTCCAACCATCAGCAGGATGACTCCTGAG GACCTGACTGCCATCGGAGTGACCAAACCAGGCCACCGCAAGAAAATCTCCATCGAGATCAACAACCTGAACATCCCTGAGTGGCTGCCTGAGTACATCCCA TCTGATCTGGGTGAGTGGCTCAGTGCCATCGGTCTCCCACAGTACCACAAAAAACTCTCTGAAAATGGCTATGACTCCATCAGCATCGTGAAAGACCTCACCTGGGAGGATCTGCAGGAGATCGGCATCACCAAGCTGG GCCACCAGAAGAAGCTGATGCTGGCGGTGAAGAAGCTGTGTGACATCCAGAGGGCGATCCTTCAGGCTGAATCAGGCCAAGGCACACTGCGTCGCAAGGCCCCAGGAGCTCTCCACCTGGTCACCATTGAGCCGCCTGACTCAGGAGGTGAATGCTCTTCTCCTCACACCCCAAAAATGCTGACCTTCCAGGACAGCGAGCTGAGTGCCGAGCTGCAGACAGCCATGTCCAGCCACTACGGAGGCTGCGAGGAAGGCTTGGCCATCAAGAATGCAGTGGGAATGTCCCAGAGCCAGGAGAGCATTGACACCCGGTCCAGAGGCTCCGGGCGCTCCCAAGAGCCTCCCACAGCTTCCATCACTCCCCACAGCTGGTCCCAGGAGAGCCTGGATGGCAGCCCCGCCAAGGAGAGGAATCTTCCTGAGGGCTGGGACCAGAGACCTCTACAGCAGCAGCCGCTGCCCAAGCAGGTGCCTTTGGGCACAGCAACTGTGTTTAAGTACCCAGCAATCCCAGCAAAGCCCAAACTGTCTGGATCTTGTGGTCCCTCCCCTCATGGTTCCCCAGCACTGAAGGGTTTCAGCTATCTGCATTCTCACTGTGGCTCCACAGACTTGACCTCATCTCCCAGGCCTGAGAATCACAGCATGACCCTGACGCCGCCCAAGAAGCGCACCCAGAGCATGACCCGCCACGCTCTGTCAGATGGAGAACCTGATGAGGACGATGATGAGCCTGCGTACCGTTCTGGAAACCTGTCGTCTTATGCCACTCTGACACGCAAACCCGGTCGCAGCCAGCTAGCTCGATTACAGGCGAGTCCAGAGAAGAATGGCAATGTAGGACGCAGTCAGTCTTTTGCAGTGCGCGCCCGGAAAAAAggcccccctcctcctcctccaaagAGACTAAGCTCAGTGAGCAGCACCACCAGCGGGGAGCTGAGTGACAGCAGCACGACGTCATCTGCTGGTGGGGCGATGACAGACAGTCCAGTGAGTGTGAGGAGCATCGCAGCCTCTATGGAAGGCAGGACAGAAGAGAAGAACCCTCCAGGACCTAAACCTGACCTCATTGAGCAGGAGCCGCCTCCTGCCTCCCTCAACCCTGCAGGTCAGGAGCCCAGAGAGGCTGGTGGGGTGAGGAGGAGGGTTCAGAGCGAGTGTATCCCCACCCAGTCAGGCATCAGCACAGAGCCGGATCGAGCTGTAAAATCTGACTCTGAGGAAGAAGAATCAAAGGGTCGCGGACTGGAGGGCTCCTCATCCCCTCAGAACAGCTCCAGTGAGTGCATCCCCTTCGCAGAGGAGGGCAACTTGACTATCAAACAGAGACCCAAAGCTCCAGGGCCACCAAGGGCTGAGGCGGTGCTGGAGCCTCCAGAGAAACAAGCAGCCAAGAACCTGGAGGTGCCCGAGTTTAATCTGAAGGAGTCGGACACAGTGAAGCGCCGACACAAACCCAAAGACAAGGACCAGAGTGGAGGCTCTCCcaacagagagggagcaggggAAGCCGGGTCAAAATCCAGTAGTAGCAGGCCTCCATCCCAGAGCCAGGATGAGGTCAGTCTGCAGATTAATGAGGCCAGTCTGGAGAGACCTGCTAGTCCAGCAACAGGATCCCCCATCAAACCTCCACTCTCCCCCAAACCTGCCGTTGCTCCAAAACCTCTCCGCCACAGTCTGCTGGCATCACAAG cagctggcctctcctctccatctgtGACCGTCAATGCAGTTCAGAGTGTGGCCTTCACCTCTCCGTCCTCTCCCTGTCACGGGCCTCCAGCTCCAGCCCCTCAGAGTCCGTCTCTGACATCTGGGAGGCCTCAGGTGTGTGTGGTGGGCCCGGGTCTCGTCCCTGAGACATCCTGTGGAACTGGGGTAGTTCAGCAGAGACTGGATCAGACCAGCACGTCTCTGGCAGCAGCTTTGAAGGCCGTTGAGAGAAAACTGAACCTGGAGGACAACTCAGACAG TGGATCAAACACAGTGAAGTCTGCAGGGACAATCCTGGACGACATCGGCAACATGTTTGATGACCTGGCCGACCAGCTGGATGCCATGTTGGACTGA